In Mixophyes fleayi isolate aMixFle1 chromosome 4, aMixFle1.hap1, whole genome shotgun sequence, the following proteins share a genomic window:
- the NKX3-1 gene encoding homeobox protein Nkx-3.1, which yields MSLTTRPLTSFLIQDILSDLGCKSRDTHSGVQAEDQEKESAGETEEEKCERDRAHYSVETHHMKIEDDQLEVEQLDFEDPHQRSSEEEKLARQPAKRSRAAFSHSQVIELERKFSSQKYLSAPERAQLAKSLKLTETQVKIWFQNRRYKTKRKQLASDLEDLDKTSSLPLMCRDGDLSRTSLMSFYQNYHCYPYLYYLTGWHPPLW from the exons ATGTCCCTCACCACCCGGCCCCTGACATCCTTTCTCATCCAGGACATCCTGTCAGACCTGGGGTGCAAGAGTAGAGACACACATTCAGGGGTCCAGGCTGAAGACCAGGAGAAAGAATCCGCAGGAGAGACGGAAGAGGAAaagtgtgagagagacagagccCATTACTCAGTGGAGACCCATCACATGAAGATAGAAG ATGATCAGCTGGAAGTAGAGCAGTTGGACTTTGAGGACCCCCACCAACGTTCATCTGAAGAGGAGAAATTGGCCAGGCAGCCTGCTAAGAGATCACGGGCAGCTTTCTCTCATTCCCAGGTCATTGAGCTGGAAAGGAAGTTCTCCAGCCAGAAATACCTCTCCGCTCCAGAAAGAGCCCAGCTGGCCAAGAGCCTGAAGCTGACCGAGACCCAGGTGAAGATCTGGTTCCAGAACCGGAGATATAAAACCAAGAGGAAACAACTGGCCAGTGACCTGGAGGACCTGGATAAGACCTCCTCCCTCCCACTGATGTGCCGGGACGGAGATCTGAGCAGGACCTCTCTCATGAGCTTCTACCAGAACTACCACTGCTACCCATACCTGTATTACCTGACAGGGTGGCATCCACCTCTATGGTGA